The Candidatus Rokuibacteriota bacterium genome segment CTCCGGCGTGTTCGTCCGCACGCTCGCCGTGAGGGATGGGTCCCCGGCGAGCTTGTCCTCGAGCTGCTGGATAAAGACCCGGTCCTCCTCGGTAAAGTCGGTCCCGAACCGCTCGTTGAGCTCCCGGATGATCTGGGAAAGCAGCTCGATCTCCTCGGGCGCCGGTCCCTGGGCCGGCTTGACTCCGATCGGCTCAACCTCTCCCTGACCGCGCTCCAGGCCGATCTTCCCCGTGTGCCGACGCTGGATGCGGTAGGACTCCATGTCCACGTTCTGCTGGATCTCGCGCGGCAGCTCCTCTCGGCTGGCCGGCAGGTACCGGCGCAAGAGGCGCCCGAAGACGTACAGTTTCTCAAGATCCGCGTCGGTGAAGGTCAGGATCTGAGACAGGAAGGCGTAGAGCCGGACGTAGTCGGCCAGCTTACCCCGGCAGTCCGCTTGCTCGTCTTCCGTCAGCTCCACGAACCGATCCACCACCGGCCGGAGCGCTGCATAGAGCTGGTCCTGGGTGGACCTGGGAGCGAAGTAAAGACGGGCGAAGGCATCCACCTCAACCTGGGAGAAGATGTGGAAGCCGAAGAGCTGCCGCTCGAGGTCGTAAAGGAGGTTCGGGTCGGTGGCCTCCGAAAGAAGCGTCCTCTCGTAGTACGGCTGGAAGCCTTTCTGGATATCGTCGGCCTCGTTGGCAAAATCCAGAACCACGGTCTCGGCCTTGTCCGGGTAGGTCCGGTTCAGCCTGGAGAGGGTCTGGACAGCGTTGACCCCGCTCAGCTTCTTGTCCACGTACATGGTGTGGAGCAGATGCTGGTCGAAGCCCGTCTGGAACTTCTCGGCGACGACCAGGAACCGGTACTCGGAACGCTCAAACGTCCCGGCGGTCTGGGCCTCGGGGAAGCCATTCATGTTCGACTCGGTGTAGTCCACTCCCCCGTCTCGCACAGTGCCCGAGAAGGCCACGAGGGCTTTGTAGGGATAGCCCTTCTCCCGGAGGTACTGGTCCAGCGCGAGCTTGTACCCCACCGCGTGGAGCCGCGAGCGGGTGACGATCATCGCCTTGGCTCTCCCCCCGATCCGGTGGGCCACCTGCCCGTGGAAGTGCTCCACCACAATCTCGATCTTCTTCCGGATCGCGTGCTCGTGGAGGTCCACGAACGACCGGAGCAGGTAGCTAGCCTTGTCCCGGTCGTACCGGGGGTCGTCCGAGATCTTCTTCAGGAGCCGCCAGTACACCTTGTAGGTTGTGTAGTGCTCCAGGACATCGAGGATGAACCCCTCCTCGATAGCCTGGCGCATGCTGTAGAGGCTCCAGGCCTCGAACCTCCCGTCCGTGCGCCGGGTGCCGAAGAGCTCCAGGGTTTTGGCCTTGGGGGTGGCCGTGAAGGCGAAATAGGAGACGTTGGGGAGCCGCCCCCTGGCCTTCACCTCGGCCACGATCCGATCTTCCAGGTCCTCCCCTTCCTCGCCCTCCTCCCGCTCCGCCTCGTCCAGGCTCCCCGTCGCCAGTACCTTCTTCAGGTGCTTGGCGCTCTCCCCCGTCTGCGAGGAGTGAGCCTCGTCAACGATGACTGCGAACCGCTTCTGGGGGAGGCCTCCCATCTCGTCGGCGATCACGGGGAACTTCTGGAGCGTTGTCACGATGATCGTCTTCCCCGACTCCAGGGCCTCCTTGAGCTGGCGGGAGGTCTTGTCGATGTTCTCCACCACGCCCGGCATCTGCTCGAAGGCCTGGACGGTGCGCTGGAGCTGGCGGTCGAGGACCCGCCGGTCGGTGATGACGATGATCGAGTCGAAGACCCGGCGGTCATGAGCATCGTGGAGCACCGAAAGCTGGTGGCCGAGCCAGCCGATCGAGTTCGACTTGCCGCTCCCGGCCGAGTGCTGGACAAGGTATCGCTCCCCCGGTCCGTGCTCACGGGCATGGGCGACGAGTCGCCGCACGGCATCGAGCTGGTGGTAGCGGGGGAAGATGAGGCTCCGGCGGCCTGTCGGTCTCCCCGCCTCGTCCTCTTCCTCCACCCCGTGGATGAAGTGCTGGATCAGGTTCAGGACGCTGTCT includes the following:
- a CDS encoding N-6 DNA methylase produces the protein MNPKADVHLFGHEVNPDTWAVIKSDMMMLRTYGHDADNIEFGSTLSNDRHPRRRFDYLIANPPYGKDWKRDQEPVEKEHERGPSGRFGAGLPRISDGQLLFLQHMLAHMEPPGDGGSRVAIIMNGSPLFTGDAGSGESEIRRCILENDWLEALIAMPEQLFYNTGIATYVWVLTNRKARARKWKVQLVDATSFWAPMRRSLGDKRREIPPEKAWDIVRILKDFRDGDTRLVTQDGKEGEVVVSKIFPTTHFGYRKITVERPLRLNFQASKERIARLDEESAFRSLARSSKKDPKARAREEGEGRALQEAIRKMLAGMPGTLFKDREKFLGALKTAARKAEMKITAPAHLAVDPDLVYVTTRLEGTRTRFLPFNQGRFGGAGNPPVLPAESGYATAYLWERIWARDSVLNLIQHFIHGVEEEDEAGRPTGRRSLIFPRYHQLDAVRRLVAHAREHGPGERYLVQHSAGSGKSNSIGWLGHQLSVLHDAHDRRVFDSIIVITDRRVLDRQLQRTVQAFEQMPGVVENIDKTSRQLKEALESGKTIIVTTLQKFPVIADEMGGLPQKRFAVIVDEAHSSQTGESAKHLKKVLATGSLDEAEREEGEEGEDLEDRIVAEVKARGRLPNVSYFAFTATPKAKTLELFGTRRTDGRFEAWSLYSMRQAIEEGFILDVLEHYTTYKVYWRLLKKISDDPRYDRDKASYLLRSFVDLHEHAIRKKIEIVVEHFHGQVAHRIGGRAKAMIVTRSRLHAVGYKLALDQYLREKGYPYKALVAFSGTVRDGGVDYTESNMNGFPEAQTAGTFERSEYRFLVVAEKFQTGFDQHLLHTMYVDKKLSGVNAVQTLSRLNRTYPDKAETVVLDFANEADDIQKGFQPYYERTLLSEATDPNLLYDLERQLFGFHIFSQVEVDAFARLYFAPRSTQDQLYAALRPVVDRFVELTEDEQADCRGKLADYVRLYAFLSQILTFTDADLEKLYVFGRLLRRYLPASREELPREIQQNVDMESYRIQRRHTGKIGLERGQGEVEPIGVKPAQGPAPEEIELLSQIIRELNERFGTDFTEEDRVFIQQLEDKLAGDPSLTASVRTNTPENARLTFDLIVNDRLQDMVETNFKFYKRVTDDREFAKFFLDWLFERFRSKVIKP